Proteins encoded within one genomic window of Saccharomyces mikatae IFO 1815 strain IFO1815 genome assembly, chromosome: 15:
- the MED4 gene encoding Med4p (similar to Saccharomyces cerevisiae MED4 (YOR174W); ancestral locus Anc_6.65) codes for MSVQDTKAVDFSMGHMKSSSVSLVVEATSNMNSEDKLSKVQLYEDLCRYEDTLKKLVESVDRFKPDIDVARDLIKIDESLFNNVDLLSEYDNIDRNLRKIDKDSEELDSKTKRILEIMNECHDELGALPMLEQVEFEKNTILQQRSKINSTALLDYATKLSKFTRIPPTFDKGSIGPNNFIWPAEDALRRGMLAMASLHSKELTRVPGEEAEEAAETEEVLVSSPSQNGLDNEHKTAKEEVPSTDSFIFNGTANKNSEEVGDAKDKEEEGNNDDALDLDLDLFDPEDF; via the coding sequence ATGTCCGTCCAAGATACCAAAGCCGTGGATTTTTCCATGGGTCACATGAAATCATCTTCTGTGTCTCTGGTAGTGGAGGCTACCTCTAACATGAACAGTGAAGACAAACTATCTAAAGTCCAGCTTTATGAGGATTTATGTCGTTACGAAGATACGCTAAAAAAGTTGGTGGAATCTGTAGATCGTTTTAAGCCAGATATAGACGTTGCTAGGGACTTGatcaaaattgatgaaagtCTGTTTAATAATGTTGACCTGTTGTCTGAATATGACAATATTGATCGTAATTTACGCAAGATTGACAAAGACTCCGAGGAATTAGATTCTAAAACCAAAAGAATACTAGAAATTATGAATGAATGTCATGATGAATTAGGGGCACTACCGATGCTAGAACAAGTAGagtttgaaaagaacaCAATTCTGCAACAACGATCCAAAATTAACTCCACGGCGTTATTGGATTATGCCACAAAATTGTCAAAATTTACCAGAATACCACCAACATTCGATAAAGGAAGTATTGGACCCAATAACTTTATATGGCCTGCAGAAGATGCTCTACGAAGAGGTATGCTTGCTATGGCATCATTACATAGTAAAGAGCTAACCAGAGTGCCTGGTGAAGAGGCGGAAGAGGCTGCAGAGACAGAAGAAGTACTTGTTTCCTCTCCATCTCAAAACGGACTGGACAACGAGCACAAGActgcaaaagaagaagtgcCAAGCACAGACTCATTTATATTCAATGGCACTGCCAACAAAAATAGCGAAGAAGTAGGTGATGCCAAAGATAAGGAGGAGGAAGGTAACAATGACGATGCCCTAGATCTTGATCTAGATTTATTCGATCCAGAGGACTTTTAG
- the ALE1 gene encoding lysophospholipid acyltransferase (similar to Saccharomyces cerevisiae ALE1 (YOR175C); ancestral locus Anc_6.66), whose translation MYNFVDAVLTKVTTTYGIDSFTLRYAICLLGSFPLNAILKRIPEKRTNLKCYFIISMSLFYLFGVLNLISGFRTLLISTMFTYLISRFYRSKFMPHVNFIFVMGHLAINHIYAQFLNEQTQTTVDITSSQMVLAMKLTSFAWSYYDGSCTSENDFKDLTEHQKSRAVRGHPPLLKFLAYAFFYSTLLTGPSFDYADFDSWLNCEMFRDLPESKKPMRRYHPGKRRQIPNNGKLASWKVIQGLAWMILSAIGMKHFPVKYVLDRNAFPQRSFIFRIHYLFLLGFIHRFKYYAAWTISEASCILCGLGYNGYDPKTQKIRWDRVRNIDIWTVETAQNTREMLEAWNMNTNKWLKYSVYLRVTKKGKKPGFRSTLFTFLTSAFWHGTRPGYYLTFATGALYQTCGKIYRRNFRPIFLREDGVTPLPSKIIYDFIGIYAIKLAFGYMVQPFIILDLKPSLMVWGSVYFYVHIIVALSFFLFRGPYAKQVTGFFKSKQPKEIFMRKQKKLENDISASSPNLGDILKAKMEHEKGKTAEEDEMNLGIPPIELEKWDNAKKDWEDFCNDYKEWRNKNGLEIEEVNLSKAFDRFKQEFSDATSGSGERVRKMSFSGYSPKPISKKEQ comes from the coding sequence ATGTACAATTTTGTGGACGCTGTTTTAACAAAGGTGACTACAACCTATGGTATTGATAGTTTCACTCTGCGATATGCAATTTGCTTGTTAGGTTCCTTCCCACTGAATGCTATTCTGAAAAGAATCCCTGAGAAGCGTACAAATTTAAAATgttattttatcatttctaTGTCATTGTTTTACTTATTCGGAGTTCTTAATCTAATAAGTGGGTTTAGAACCTTGTTGATTAGTACCATGTTTACTTACTTAATCTCAAGGTTCTACCGTTCCAAATTTATGCCACATGTGAACTTCATATTTGTCATGGGCCATTTGGCAATaaatcatatatatgcCCAATTCCTCAACGAGCAGACTCAAACTACTGTTGATATTACAAGTTCCCAAATGGTTTTAGCCATGAAGCTGACTTCCTTTGCTTGGTCCTACTATGATGGTTCATGCACTAGCGAGaatgatttcaaagatttgacTGAACATCAAAAATCTCGTGCTGTAAGAGGCCATCCACCTTTATTAAAGTTCCTTGCGTATGCCTTTTTTTACTCAACGCTATTAACTGGCCCAAGTTTTGATTATGCCGATTTCGACAGCTGGTTGAATTGTGAAATGTTCCGTGATTTGCCTGAAAGCAAAAAGCCTATGAGAAGGTATCACCCTGGTAAAAGGAGACAGATCCCAAATAATGGTAAACTTGCATCATGGAAAGTGATTCAAGGTCTTGCTTGGATGATTTTGAGCGCAATTGGGATGAAGCACTTCCCTGTTAAATATGTTCTGGACAGGAATGCCTTTCCACAGAGATCTTTTATATTCAGAATTCATTACTTATTCTTGTTGGGCTTTATTCACAGGTTTAAGTATTATGCTGCATGGACTATCTCAGAGGCATCTTGTATATTGTGTGGTTTGGGCTACAATGGTTATGATCCAAAAACACAAAAGATCAGGTGGGATCGAGTTAGAAATATTGACATCTGGACTGTAGAAACCGCGCAAAATACACGTGAAATGTTAGAAGCTTGGAACATGAACACCAACAAGTGGTTAAAATACTCTGTCTATTTGCGTGTTACTAAAAAGGGCAAGAAGCCTGGTTTTCGTTCGACTTTGTTTACTTTCTTAACTTCCGCATTTTGGCATGGTACCAGACCAGGTTACTATCTGACTTTTGCTACAGGAGCGTTGTACCAAACTTGTGGTAAGATTTACAGACGTAATTTCAGACCTATTTTCTTACGGGAAGATGGTGTCACACCTTTGCCTTCCAAAATAatttatgattttattgGTATATATGCAATTAAACTAGCATTTGGTTATATGGTGCAACCATTCATTATCCTTGATTTAAAGCCATCTTTAATGGTTTGGGGGTCGGTTTACTTTTATGTTCATATCATTGTTGCTTTGTCATTCTTCCTATTTAGAGGACCATATGCTAAACAAGTTACCGGATTCTTTAAATCGAAACAGCCCAAAGAAATATTCatgagaaaacaaaagaaattagaaaatGATATTTCTGCAAGCTCTCCAAACTTGggtgatattttgaagGCAAAGATGGAACATGAAAAGGGAAAGActgctgaagaagatgaaatgaaCTTGGGTATCCCACCCATTGAGTTAGAAAAATGGGACAATGCTAAAAAAGACTGGGAAGATTTTTGTAATGATTATAAAGAGTGGAGGAATAAAAACGGTCTTGAAATAGAAGAGGTAAACCTTTCAAAAGCATTTGATAGGTTCAAACAGGAATTTTCGGACGCTACAAGTGGATCAGGTGAGCGGGTGAGGAAAATGAGTTTTAGTGGATATTCGCCAAAACCcatttcaaagaaagaacaataG